In one Phyllostomus discolor isolate MPI-MPIP mPhyDis1 chromosome 8, mPhyDis1.pri.v3, whole genome shotgun sequence genomic region, the following are encoded:
- the MSMO1 gene encoding methylsterol monooxygenase 1 → MATNESVSIFSSASLAVEYVDSLLPENPLQEPFKNAWNYMLDNYTKFQIATWGSLIVHEAIYFLFCLPGFLFQFIPYMKKYKIQKDKPETWENQWKCFKVLLFNHFCIQLPLICGTYYFTEYFNIPYGWEHMPRWYMLLARCFGCAVIEDTWHYFLHRLLHHKKIYKYIHKVHHEFQAPFGMEAEYAHPLETLILGTGFFIGIILLCDHVVLLWAWVTIRLLETIDVHSGYDIPLNPLNLIPFYAGSRHHDFHHMNFIGNYASTFTWWDRLFGTDSQFIAYTERMKKAEKKTE, encoded by the exons atggcaacaaatgaaAGTGTCAGCATCTTTAGTTCAGCGTCCTTGGCTGTGGAGTATGTAGATTCACTTTTACCTGAGAACCCTCTGCaagaaccatttaaaaatgcttgGAACTATATGTTGGACAATTACACCAAGTTCCAGATTGCAACATGGGGCTCCCTGATAGTTCACGAGGCCATTTATTTCTTGTTCTGTTTACCTGGGTTTTTGTTTCAATTTATACCTTACATGAAGAAGTACAAAATTCAAAAG GATAAACCAGAAACATGGGAAAACCAATGGAAATGCTTTAAAGTACTTCTCTTTAATCACTTTTGTATCCAGCTTCCTTTGATTTGTGGAACTTAttattttacagaatatttcaATATTCCTTATGGTTGGGAACATATGCCAAGATG GTATATGCTTTTGGCAAGATGCTTTGGTTGTGCGGTGATTGAGGACACCTGGCACTATTTCCTGCATAGGCTCTTACaccacaaaaaaatatataaatatattcataaagttCATCATGAGTTTCAG GCTCCATTTGGCATGGAAGCTGAATATGCACATCCCCTGGAGACCCTGATTCTCGGAACTGGATTTTTCATCGGAATCATTCTTTTATGCGATCATGTAGTTCTTCTTTGGGCCTGGGTGACCATTCGTTTGCTAGAAACTATTGATGTCCACAG tggttATGACATTCCTCTCAACCCTCTCAACCTCATCCCTTTCTATGCTGGCTCCCGGCACCATGACTTCCACCACATGAACTTCATTGGCAACTACGCGTCGACGTTCACGTGGTGGGATCGGCTTTTTGGAACAGACTCTCAATTCATTGCCTATACAGAAAGGATGAAGAAGGCTGAGAAAAAGACTGAATAA